A genomic segment from Aspergillus chevalieri M1 DNA, chromosome 7, nearly complete sequence encodes:
- a CDS encoding uncharacterized protein (COG:S;~EggNog:ENOG410Q4K6) translates to MAAIQARTLPSDFGALRSDNKSQLTTCTPYSSPVKQRGSSCYLPRRGTQVLEESNTDPFYLEQTLRDSCQPGQRGVHCCETTDHRYFTLSSVDKRKEYHYPNPVRREPAGPRSNFYDNIKGNRNTLSVVELEHRVGLQQIAAQRGLERQHVHCKQGSFSSGTSEPTPDLTPSSSFSSNYSLVRDQHISFEPQRITSESGSHLYLTPCTPPPIRPPPTTALPSLPSTPKPHQNPTRNSKGTARPANDPTETFTMQNEDPQVRYNRLGKPLPTLPNIARNGQKTKTTQNDTQRTQIEPSMISPPSLINPVTMEPHATHFDQAFFIPANDCPSPVPSPGRNSTSSRLAREVTNTSPSREKERPWTARSEAYCEQSVWESDSDSESIGPKSLSKKPIDTLRKVRSRVHLRVARSAPRLNGAPSQPPPVPSPPTDGAPLEKFPSMPDHPVQQPPPLPPGSSAMARKPALQTRSSKDIFRPNAQTLRLVAPSTASLVRPDSRKDKEKESLPATPTTATTKTSEHDMDSAAAAAFQAQSRRRQRSRSPTSPATTGFADKEKLRTLCREERTEHTLHSSLALGRRPLYRRFWESLRILSCHGDMSPKPTRKSF, encoded by the coding sequence ATGGCGGCCATCCAAGCACGCACTTTACCCAGCGATTTCGGCGCTTTACGAAGCGACAACAAATCCCAATTGACCACCTGCACACCATACTCATCGCCTGTGAAGCAACGAGGGTCATCCTGCTACCTTCCCCGGAGAGGTACCCAGGTACTAGAAGAGTCTAACACAGACCCTTTCTACCTGGAGCAGACTCTGAGGGACTCGTGCCAACCAGGCCAACGAGGTGTCCACTGCTGTGAAACAACAGATCATCGGTATTTCACTTTGTCTTCAGTAGACAAACGCAAAGAATACCATTACCCTAATCCCGTCCGTCGGGAACCCGCGGGGCCCCGGTCGAACTTCTACGATAACATCAAAGGAAACCGAAACACTTTGTCAGTGGTCGAGCTGGAACATCGGGTAGGCCTTCAGCAGATTGCAGCACAACGCGGCTTGGAAAGACAGCACGTTCACTGCAAACAAGGCTCCTTCAGCTCCGGCACCAGCGAGCCGACTCCTGACCTGACTCCAAGCAGCTCCTTCTCATCCAACTACTCTCTGGTGAGAGACCAGCATATCTCCTTTGAACCACAGCGTATCACATCTGAGTCTGGCAGCCATCTATATCTGACGCCGTGTACGCCTCCGCCAATTCGACCACCGCCAACAACAGCCCTACCTTCTTTACCATCCACCCCCAAACCACATCAAAACCCAACCCGCAACAGCAAAGGTACCGCACGCCCTGCAAACGACCCCACCGAAACCTTCACCATGCAAAACGAAGACCCCCAAGTGCGATACAACCGCCTTGGGAAACCCCTTCCCACTCTCCCCAACATTGCCCGCAACGGGCAAAAGACCAAAACTACCCAAAACGACACCCAACGGACCCAAATCGAACCCTCCATGATCTCCCCACCCAGCCTCATCAACCCGGTTACTATGGAACCACACGCCACACACTTCGACCAAGCATTCTTCATCCCGGCCAACGACTGCCCCAGCCCCGTTCCCAGCCCCGGACGCAATTCTACATCGTCACGCCTAGCACGGGAAGTTACCAATACTTCCCCGAGCCgcgagaaagaaagaccATGGACAGCAAGGTCCGAAGCGTACTGCGAACAATCAGTTTGGGAATCGGACTCAGACTCGGAATCCATAGGTCCCAAGTCCCTGTCCAAGAAACCAATCGACACCCTCCGCAAAGTACGCAGTCGCGTGCATCTGCGCGTCGCTAGATCAGCCCCCCGGCTCAACGGCGCACCATCGCAACCTCCACCAGTTCCCTCTCCCCCGACCGACGGCGCACCACTGGAGAAGTTCCCATCGATGCCAGACCACCCCGTCCAACAACCACCCCCTCTCCCACCAGGGTCATCCGCAATGGCCAGAAAGCCAGCCCTCCAAACCCGCTCCAGCAAGGACATCTTCCGCCCAAACGCCCAAACTCTCCGCCTCGTCGCCCCATCAACAGCATCCCTCGTCCGCCCAGACTCCCGCAAAgacaaggaaaaagaaagcctTCCCGCAACCCCCACAACCGCAACCACAAAGACATCAGAGCATGACATGGACTCCGCAGCAGCCGCGGCTTTCCAAGCCCAATCCCGTCGTCGTCAGCGGTCGAGGTCGCCTACGTCTCCTGCCACAACGGGCTTCGCGGATAAGGAGAAACTGCGCACTTTGTGTCGGGAGGAGAGGACGGAGCATACGTTGCATAGTAGTTTAGCGTTGGGGAGAAGGCCGTTGTATAGGCGGTTTTGGGAGAGTTTGAGGATCTTAAGTTGTCACGGGGATATGTCGCCGAAGCCGACAAGGAAGTCGTTTTAG
- a CDS encoding YoaK family protein (COG:S;~EggNog:ENOG410PV62;~InterPro:IPR010699;~PFAM:PF06912;~TransMembrane:6 (i141-162o168-192i204-223o229-246i266-282o288-307i)) has product MFEAPRNLTFVDDSLNKDALNEPSGSRGIYSRSDDVEKQARSPYSNPLAGSTNVSIAETLNEEETPAPSKRSKLGKYFLSDIDRNWTEAILISCGFVSGLVDGLSFTFWSSFSSMQTGNIINLALGVSGNLYHQEKLWVKALIAVGAFLLGTFCFIVGSWMLGPLRRITMISSFALQTILIMVAAILVHTEAIGGTPSGDPMRWLQDVAIALLAFQAAGQILASKFLGFPEIITVALSAVMCDIFLDKKLFHGWRENPKRNRKIGFVLALFLGAMAGGGMARHHGLAAGLWLAMSLKGAITVAWCIWPECPPPTEEGEGKGKEVMK; this is encoded by the exons ATGTTCGAGGCTCCACGGAATTTGACTTTTGTTGACGATTCCCTAAACAAAGATGCTCTGAATGAGCCCTCGGGAAGCCGAGGGATCTATTCCAGATCCGATGATGTGGAAAAGCAGGCTCGCTCTCCTTATTCCAACCCATTGGCTGGGAGCACCAATGTATCTATCGCAGAAACCctcaatgaagaagaaacccCCGCTCCGTCAAAAAGATCTAAGCTGGGGAAATATTTCCTTTCCGACATTGATCGAAACTGGACAGAAGCTATTCTTATCTCCTGCGGCTTTGTGAGCGGTCTCGTCGATGGCCTTTCATTTACCTTCTGGAGCAGTTTCTCTAGTATGCAAACAG GAAACATAATCAACCTCGCCCTCGGCGTCTCCGGCAACCTGTACCACCAAGAGAAACTCTGGGTCAAAGCCCTAATCGCCGTCGGCGCCTTCCTCCTCGGCACCTTCTGCTTCATCGTCGGCTCCTGGATGCTCGGCCCCCTGCGCCGCATAACAATGATCTCCTCCTTTGCCCTCCAAACAATCCTCATCATGGTCGCCGCCATCCTCGTCCACACGGAAGCCATCGGCGGCACACCATCCGGAGATCCAATGCGCTGGCTACAAGACGTCGCCATCGCCCTACTCGCCTTCCAAGCTGCTGGGCAGATTCTGGCGTCCAAATTTTTGGGCTTTCCTGAGATTATTACCGTTGCGCTGTCGGCGGTTATGTGTGATATCTTTCTTGACAAGAAGTTGTTTCACGGGTGGAGGGAGAACCCGAAGAGGAACCGGAAGATTGGGTTCGTGCTTGCTTTGTTTTTGGGGGCGATGGCTGGGGGTGGGATGGCGAGGCATCATGGGTTGGCTGCGGGTTTGTGGCTTGCTATGTCGTTGAAGGGGGCTATTACGGTGGCATGGTGTATATGGCCGGAGTGTCCGCCGCCGACGGAGGAGGGGGaagggaaggggaaggaaGTGATGAAATGA